A genomic window from Acidobacteriota bacterium includes:
- a CDS encoding O-antigen ligase family protein, whose amino-acid sequence MIRTVVIPLKAPSYHRKTAREWVLELLNQETVRVAALLLLHALLGLVLNLSPELATAHAGLTLLFGLWLAVYAPRLEQVAMIGAYITGAEVLWRMSKSMLPWEFGKYATIAIFFVALLRLGKLKGPIPAFVFFILLLPSIILPLANVSTDVLMDQLSFNLSGPLALLVSVWFFSHLKTTAQQLHRILLALICPIFSVAVIALKGIVTAKELVFINDSNFAMSGNYGPNQVSAILGLGALMALYWALDGKLTRWLKLLLLAVALYLTAQCVMTFSRTGLYLALGGAALVTLFLIQDRRLRMQVLGGLLAILLLAGFVLLPQLDKFTEGALTKRFSDTSGSGRSEIMQEDWRIFSENPLFGVGPGQAKYHLLGRYGSDGEHQVAAHNEFARLLAEHGMWGLAAILVLVYLGLLHFKQARTAKGRALNAALLFWCFGFLFSTAMRVVAPSFLFGLTALFILPEKSENHER is encoded by the coding sequence ATGATTCGAACTGTCGTCATCCCACTTAAAGCCCCCAGCTATCACCGCAAGACCGCGCGCGAGTGGGTGCTGGAATTGCTCAACCAGGAAACGGTGCGCGTCGCGGCGCTGTTGTTGTTGCACGCCCTGCTCGGCCTCGTCCTGAACCTGTCGCCCGAGTTGGCCACGGCACATGCCGGGCTGACGCTGTTGTTCGGCTTGTGGCTGGCCGTCTATGCCCCACGCTTAGAGCAGGTCGCCATGATCGGCGCATACATCACCGGCGCGGAAGTGCTCTGGCGCATGTCAAAATCCATGCTGCCGTGGGAGTTTGGCAAGTACGCCACCATTGCGATCTTTTTTGTGGCGCTGCTGCGGCTGGGCAAACTCAAAGGGCCTATCCCGGCCTTCGTGTTTTTTATCTTGCTCTTGCCGTCAATCATCCTGCCGCTGGCGAATGTCAGCACGGATGTTTTGATGGATCAATTGAGCTTCAATCTTTCAGGGCCTTTGGCCTTACTGGTCAGCGTGTGGTTCTTCTCGCATTTGAAGACCACCGCGCAGCAATTGCATCGCATCTTGCTGGCCCTGATTTGCCCAATCTTCTCGGTCGCCGTCATTGCCCTGAAAGGCATTGTGACGGCCAAAGAACTGGTTTTCATCAACGATTCCAATTTCGCGATGAGCGGCAATTACGGGCCGAATCAGGTGTCGGCCATTTTGGGGCTGGGCGCGTTGATGGCCTTGTATTGGGCTTTGGATGGCAAGCTCACGCGCTGGCTGAAACTTTTACTCTTGGCGGTGGCGCTTTATTTGACGGCCCAATGCGTCATGACGTTTTCGCGCACGGGGCTTTATCTGGCCCTGGGCGGCGCGGCGTTGGTGACGCTGTTCTTGATTCAAGACCGCCGCTTGCGCATGCAAGTGCTGGGCGGCTTGCTGGCGATTTTGCTGCTGGCCGGCTTTGTGCTCTTGCCGCAGTTGGATAAATTCACCGAAGGCGCACTGACCAAACGTTTCAGCGATACCTCCGGTTCAGGACGCAGCGAAATTATGCAGGAGGACTGGCGCATCTTTTCGGAAAATCCTCTTTTTGGCGTCGGGCCGGGACAAGCCAAGTATCACCTGCTCGGACGTTATGGTAGTGACGGCGAACATCAGGTCGCCGCGCACAACGAATTTGCGCGCCTGCTGGCCGAACACGGGATGTGGGGACTCGCCGCCATTTTGGTGCTGGTCTATTTGGGCTTACTGCATTTCAAACAAGCCCGCACGGCCAAAGGCCGGGCGTTAAACGCGGCACTGCTATTTTGGTGTTTCGGTTTCCTGTTTTCTACGGCGATGCGCGTGGTCGCACCCTCCTTTCTGTTCGGCCTGACAGCCCTCTTCATCCTGCCTGAAAAATCTGAAAACCATGAGCGCTGA
- a CDS encoding glycosyltransferase family 4 protein, with the protein MSAEAHLPAAQPVKFGLLLIGNFLSGGGGFHCFGEDLAAHLAGAGWPIVMASQKRRKLTRLLDMLWTVWRRRDDYRAAYVEVYSGLAFCWAEMVCWLLRRCGKPYILMLHGGNLPVFAGRWPQRVQRLFAAAKLVAAPSRYLHEQMKPYRPDLLLLPSAFDLKAYVYQERQCPQPNLIWLRSFHHIYNPALAPQVLHRLRATFPQIHLTMYGPDKGDGSLQEMQQVIAELQVQTHISLPGAVTKPEVPQRLNRGDIFLNTTNVDNTPMSVIEAMACGLCIVCTNVGGLPYLLEHEHDALLVPPNDAEAMAAAVHRILTEPQLSETLSRNARQKVEQWCWSKLLPRWEELFRSITKNRQSNIALTSAPIQPPL; encoded by the coding sequence ATGAGCGCTGAAGCACATTTGCCTGCTGCACAGCCAGTCAAGTTCGGCCTGCTGCTGATTGGCAATTTCCTTTCCGGCGGCGGCGGCTTTCATTGCTTTGGCGAAGATTTAGCCGCGCATCTGGCCGGGGCGGGCTGGCCCATCGTCATGGCTTCGCAAAAGCGCCGCAAGCTGACGCGCTTGCTGGATATGCTCTGGACGGTTTGGCGGCGGCGGGACGATTACCGGGCGGCTTATGTAGAGGTCTATAGCGGCCTGGCTTTTTGCTGGGCCGAAATGGTCTGCTGGCTGTTACGGCGTTGCGGCAAGCCCTACATCCTGATGTTGCACGGCGGCAATTTGCCGGTCTTTGCGGGCCGCTGGCCGCAACGCGTGCAACGCCTCTTCGCCGCAGCCAAGCTGGTGGCCGCGCCGTCGCGGTATCTGCACGAACAGATGAAACCGTATCGCCCCGATTTGCTCTTGCTGCCGTCGGCCTTCGATTTGAAAGCCTATGTCTATCAGGAACGCCAGTGCCCGCAGCCAAACCTGATTTGGCTGCGCTCGTTTCATCACATCTATAACCCCGCGCTGGCCCCGCAAGTCTTGCACCGCTTGCGCGCGACGTTCCCGCAAATCCACTTGACGATGTACGGCCCGGACAAAGGCGACGGCAGCTTGCAAGAGATGCAGCAAGTCATTGCGGAATTGCAGGTACAAACGCACATCAGCCTGCCCGGCGCGGTCACCAAACCGGAAGTCCCGCAACGGCTCAATCGCGGCGATATCTTTCTGAACACGACCAACGTGGACAACACGCCCATGAGCGTGATCGAGGCGATGGCCTGCGGGCTGTGCATTGTTTGCACGAATGTCGGCGGCCTGCCTTATCTGTTGGAACACGAGCACGACGCCTTGCTGGTGCCGCCCAACGATGCCGAGGCGATGGCGGCGGCGGTGCATAGAATTTTGACCGAACCGCAATTGAGCGAAACGTTGTCGCGCAACGCCCGCCAAAAAGTCGAGCAATGGTGCTGGTCGAAACTCCTGCCCCGCTGGGAAGAATTGTTTAGGTCCATCACCAAAAACCGCCAGAGCAACATCGCGCTCACGAGTGCGCCAATCCAACCGCCCTTGTAG
- a CDS encoding phenylacetate--CoA ligase family protein, producing the protein MGKLDAIYEKLPVWAQHAAVSLYGLHWYQRRFGGGYQTALADFLRRERFSVQEWQAWQATALKHLLTAAAQHVPYYRQQWSSTAQRAALAGNLEELPLLEKDAVRADAYAFLRDDCPRQKLETFYTSGSTGTPIASLWTVEELRASMAVREARSARWAGVSFQRPRATFSGRMVEPNPASQGPFYRFNLAERQVYLSPFHLRPDTARQYVAALHKHKIEWLTGYAVSYHLLAQFMLAEGIAPPPLKAVITTSEKVTDEMRVVMERAYGCKVYEEYSTVENVLFASECAHGRLHVSPDVGIVEILRPDGSPCAPGEVGEVVATGLLRCTQPLIRFRLGDMAAWAEPYAPCPCGKALPVIKEVVGRIEDVITGPDGRQLVRFHGIFVNQPHIREGQVIQEALDRIRVKIVPVNGFGAADVTEIEHRIQQRLGAAVQVIVEPVKSIPRTASGKFKAVISLLPHNAKAPSN; encoded by the coding sequence GTGGGAAAACTCGATGCCATCTATGAAAAGTTGCCGGTGTGGGCGCAACACGCCGCTGTCAGCCTGTACGGCTTGCACTGGTATCAGCGGCGCTTCGGCGGCGGGTACCAAACGGCACTGGCTGACTTTCTGCGCCGTGAACGGTTTTCCGTGCAGGAGTGGCAAGCCTGGCAAGCCACCGCGCTTAAACACCTGCTGACAGCGGCGGCACAACACGTGCCCTATTACCGCCAGCAGTGGTCAAGCACAGCGCAGCGCGCGGCCCTAGCAGGCAACCTCGAAGAATTACCGCTGCTGGAAAAAGACGCGGTGCGCGCTGACGCATACGCCTTTTTGCGCGACGATTGCCCGCGCCAGAAGCTGGAAACCTTTTACACCAGCGGTTCCACCGGCACCCCCATCGCCAGCCTCTGGACGGTCGAAGAGTTGCGCGCCTCGATGGCCGTGCGTGAAGCGCGTTCAGCCCGTTGGGCCGGGGTTTCCTTCCAACGGCCCCGCGCGACGTTCTCAGGCCGAATGGTTGAACCCAATCCTGCCAGCCAAGGGCCGTTTTACCGCTTCAATCTCGCTGAACGGCAGGTTTATCTTTCGCCTTTTCATTTGCGCCCCGACACCGCGCGGCAATACGTCGCGGCGTTGCACAAACACAAGATCGAATGGCTGACGGGCTACGCCGTCTCTTACCATTTGCTGGCCCAATTCATGCTGGCTGAAGGCATCGCGCCGCCGCCGTTGAAAGCCGTCATAACAACCAGCGAAAAAGTCACGGATGAAATGCGCGTGGTGATGGAGCGCGCTTACGGCTGCAAGGTCTACGAGGAATACAGCACGGTCGAGAACGTGTTATTTGCCAGCGAGTGCGCGCACGGACGGTTGCATGTCAGCCCGGATGTGGGCATCGTCGAAATCCTGCGGCCTGACGGCAGCCCTTGTGCGCCGGGCGAGGTCGGCGAAGTCGTGGCGACCGGTTTATTGCGTTGCACACAGCCGTTAATTCGGTTTCGCCTAGGCGATATGGCGGCCTGGGCAGAGCCGTATGCGCCCTGCCCCTGCGGCAAAGCCTTGCCGGTAATCAAAGAGGTCGTCGGACGCATCGAGGATGTCATCACCGGCCCCGATGGCCGCCAACTGGTGCGCTTCCACGGCATCTTCGTCAACCAGCCGCACATCCGCGAAGGCCAGGTGATTCAAGAAGCGCTCGACCGCATCCGCGTCAAAATCGTGCCGGTCAACGGCTTTGGCGCGGCGGATGTAACCGAGATCGAGCACCGCATTCAACAGCGCCTCGGTGCGGCGGTACAGGTCATCGTCGAACCGGTTAAAAGCATCCCGCGCACCG